The following coding sequences lie in one Halomonas sp. 'Soap Lake #6' genomic window:
- a CDS encoding heme acquisition protein HasA, with protein MSISYTYDEAYFPDTFSTGTLELLLTEFQKEGAGGEHSDDNPGGINTGGFFTNGVNSGLAGDTYAMANNDGDFAFSATGSLSYNFAAHSLTGTLESITLGSFLNSDGTVTNDFITFTFDDPIVSENSGRDNTVHDIIWGLMNGKVEGAEDSAGTPNDGGLLAVLGDAGLLGDIIPASVTGVSTSEFDFALAA; from the coding sequence ATGTCCATTAGCTATACTTATGATGAAGCCTATTTCCCTGATACGTTTTCAACCGGCACGCTGGAACTCCTGTTAACAGAGTTTCAAAAGGAGGGAGCAGGTGGAGAGCACAGCGACGATAACCCAGGTGGTATCAATACCGGCGGATTCTTCACCAACGGAGTTAACTCAGGCTTGGCGGGCGATACTTACGCTATGGCCAACAATGATGGCGACTTCGCTTTCTCCGCTACTGGCAGCCTATCCTATAACTTCGCGGCTCACTCACTAACCGGTACTCTGGAGAGCATTACTCTGGGCTCCTTCCTTAACAGCGACGGCACGGTTACCAACGACTTCATTACCTTTACCTTCGACGACCCGATCGTGTCCGAGAACAGTGGCCGCGACAATACCGTCCACGACATCATCTGGGGCCTGATGAACGGTAAAGTGGAAGGTGCCGAAGACAGCGCTGGCACGCCTAACGATGGCGGCCTACTAGCGGTACTGGGCGATGCTGGCCTTCTCGGCGATATCATCCCGGCCTCCGTCACCGGTGTATCTACCAGCGAATTCGATTTCGCTCTGGCTGCGTGA
- a CDS encoding type I secretion system permease/ATPase — MTPSQRQPGNELYRALGRYRGTLRSVGLFSAVINLLMLVPPLYMLQVYDRVLASGNTTTLMMLTGMALGLLALMGALEYIRSLAVIHIGERFDEQLGERVYAAAFERGLSGQAAQAGQATRDLDSLRQFITGNAVFAFFDAPWFPLYLLVMFMFHPWIGCLALGGAVVLVGLAWLNERLSQPPLREAGSLSVQANAMAEAQLRHADAIESMGMLSAFTRRWSHLHDGFVALQGLASERTALVTAISKSLRVALQSLVLGLGAWLAIGGQISPGTMIAGSILMGRALSPIDQVINAWRQWSSTRLAYQRLGNLLTAHPARQPGMDLPAPLGKLNVEPVSAMPPGRKVPTLVQVGFQLEAGSVLGVIGPSGSGKSTLAKLLVGVWKPKIGTVRLDGADIQSWDKALLGPHIGYLPQDVELFAGSVAENIARFSEPDPMKVVEAAKTAGVHELILALPNGYDTYLGDSGIGLSGGQRQRIALARALYGPPALVVLDEPNASLDDAGEKALLEALQRLRERHVTVVLITHRPQVLKATSHLLVLREGRLQKFGPTEEILQALSAARQAAAPANGAMASPYAQSAYTYGNVSINRQEQRA; from the coding sequence ATGACCCCCTCCCAACGCCAGCCCGGAAACGAACTCTACCGAGCGCTCGGCCGCTATCGCGGCACACTGCGCTCGGTAGGGCTGTTCAGTGCGGTTATCAATCTACTGATGCTAGTGCCGCCGCTGTATATGCTGCAGGTCTATGATCGCGTACTGGCTTCCGGCAATACCACCACGCTAATGATGCTAACGGGCATGGCGCTGGGGCTGCTGGCGTTAATGGGTGCCTTGGAGTACATACGCAGCCTGGCGGTTATTCATATTGGCGAACGGTTCGATGAACAACTGGGGGAGCGGGTTTACGCGGCGGCCTTCGAGCGCGGGCTAAGCGGCCAGGCAGCGCAGGCGGGGCAAGCCACGCGGGATCTTGACTCGCTGCGCCAATTTATCACCGGCAACGCGGTATTTGCGTTCTTCGATGCCCCCTGGTTCCCGTTGTATTTGCTGGTGATGTTTATGTTCCACCCCTGGATTGGTTGCCTGGCACTGGGGGGCGCCGTGGTACTGGTGGGCTTAGCATGGCTGAATGAACGGCTTTCCCAGCCGCCGCTGCGTGAAGCGGGTTCGCTTTCTGTACAGGCCAATGCTATGGCAGAAGCACAATTACGCCATGCCGATGCCATCGAGTCGATGGGTATGCTGTCGGCCTTTACCCGCCGTTGGTCGCACCTGCACGATGGCTTTGTTGCACTGCAGGGACTGGCCAGCGAGCGTACCGCTCTGGTTACCGCTATCTCCAAGAGCCTGCGCGTGGCGTTGCAGTCACTGGTGCTGGGATTGGGCGCTTGGCTAGCAATTGGCGGGCAGATCAGCCCTGGCACGATGATCGCGGGCTCTATCCTAATGGGCCGTGCACTTAGCCCCATTGATCAGGTCATCAATGCCTGGCGGCAGTGGTCATCGACACGGCTGGCTTACCAACGTTTGGGTAACCTGCTAACAGCACACCCGGCCCGCCAGCCAGGCATGGACCTCCCTGCCCCGCTGGGCAAGCTTAATGTGGAGCCGGTGAGCGCCATGCCGCCCGGCCGAAAAGTACCCACACTAGTTCAAGTGGGCTTTCAATTGGAAGCGGGCAGCGTGCTCGGTGTTATCGGGCCTTCGGGGTCAGGCAAATCTACCCTGGCCAAACTGCTGGTGGGTGTTTGGAAGCCGAAGATCGGCACCGTGCGGCTGGATGGCGCCGATATCCAGAGCTGGGACAAGGCACTACTGGGGCCACATATCGGCTACCTGCCTCAGGATGTCGAGCTGTTTGCAGGTAGCGTGGCGGAGAATATCGCCCGCTTCAGCGAACCAGACCCCATGAAGGTCGTCGAGGCCGCTAAAACGGCTGGCGTACACGAACTGATTCTGGCCCTCCCCAATGGCTACGACACCTACTTGGGAGATAGCGGGATCGGCCTTTCGGGTGGGCAGCGCCAGCGTATTGCCCTGGCCAGGGCGCTCTACGGCCCCCCAGCGCTCGTCGTGTTGGACGAACCCAATGCAAGCCTTGATGACGCCGGTGAAAAAGCACTCTTGGAAGCGTTACAGCGGCTGCGCGAACGCCACGTTACGGTGGTGCTGATCACCCACCGCCCTCAGGTACTCAAGGCCACCTCTCACTTGCTAGTACTACGTGAAGGCCGCCTGCAGAAGTTCGGCCCCACTGAAGAGATATTGCAAGCCCTGAGCGCTGCCCGACAAGCGGCAGCACCTGCCAATGGCGCGATGGCCAGCCCGTATGCGCAAAGCGCTTATACCTACGGCAATGTTTCCATCAATCGTCAGGAGCAGCGCGCATGA